A region of Chiloscyllium punctatum isolate Juve2018m chromosome 44, sChiPun1.3, whole genome shotgun sequence DNA encodes the following proteins:
- the pfkfb3 gene encoding 6-phosphofructo-2-kinase/fructose-2,6-bisphosphatase 3 isoform X2 has translation MPRELTRNPMQKIWIPYKDERPALLSRPSVPHLTNSPTVIVMVGLPARGKTYIAKKLTRYLNWIGAPTKVFNVGEYRREAVKWYRSYDFFRHDNEDAMKIRKQCALAALRDAKSYLTEDGGQIAVFDATNTTRERREMILNFAKEHEWKVFFVESVCDDPSVVAANIMDVKVSSPDYMDCNRTDAMEDFLKRIECYKATYQPLDPDHYDKDLSFIKVINVGRRFLVNRVQDHIQSKIVYYLMNIHIQPRTIYLCRHGESEYNLQGRIGGDSGLSYRGKKFSSALSTFLEEQNLKDLKVWTSQLKRTIQTAEVLGGRYEQWKALNEIDAGVCEDLTYEEIKEQHPEEYALREQDKYYYRYPTGESYQDLVQRLEPVIMELERQGNVLVICHQAVMRCLLAYFLDKSADELPYLKCPLHTVLKLTPFAYGCKVESIFLNVEAVNTHRDRPEDIGKKGSNPLMRRNSVTPLASPEPNKKPRIEGLDDHVASSSSAMPVCLASEVSTPLPGQSLLGKAYLHTVFRYLNILFLLILQR, from the exons atGCCCAGGGAGTTAACGCGGAACCCGATGCAAAAAATCTGGATCCCTTACAAGGATGAGCGGCCGGCGTTACTGTCCcgac CATCTGTCCCCCACCTGACCAATTCCCCTACTGTGATTGTGATGGTGGGATTACCAGCTCGAGGGAAGACCTATATTGCTAAGAAACTGACTCGCTACCTCAATTGGATTGGAGCCCCAACTAAAG TCTTTAATGTTGGAGAATACCGTCGAGAGGCTGTAAAATGGTACCGTTCTTATGACTTCTTCCGGCATGACAATGAAGATGCAATGAAGATTAGAAA GCAGTGTGCCTTAGCGGCCTTGAGAGATGCAAAATCCTACCTTACTGAGGATGGTGGTCAGATTGCA GTTTTTGATGCTACAAATAccacaagagaaaggagagagatgaTCCTAAACTTTGCCAAAGAACATGAATGGAAG GTATTTTTCGTGGAATCTGTTTGTGATGATCCAAGTGTGGTGGCTGCAAACATTATG GATGTGAAAGTGTCAAGTCCAGATTACATGGATTGTAACAGAACAGATGCAATGGAAGACTTCCTGAAGAGAATTGAATGCTATAAAGCAACATACCAGCCCTTGGACCCAGATCATTATGACAA GGATCTGTCATTCATCAAAGTGATTAACGTAGGCCGGAGATTCCTGGTAAACCGGGTCCAAGATCACATCCAGAGCAAAATAGTTTATTACCTGATGAATATTCATATCCAGCCTCGGACAATCTACTTGTGTCGCCATGGGGAAAgtgaatacaatctccaaggccGGATTGGTGGGGACTCTGGCCTCTCGTACAGAGGAAAAAAG ttttcctCTGCACTCAGCACCTTTCTGGAAGAACAGAATCTTAAGGATCTGAAGGTATGGACCAGCCAACTAAAGCGAACCATCCAAACGGCAGAGGTTTTGGGAGGTCGATATGAGCAATGGAAGGCTCTGAATGAAATTGATGCT GGTGTATGTGAGGACCTGACCTATGAAGAAATCAAGGAACAGCATCCTGAGGAATATGCGTTACGTGAGCAGGACAAATATTATTACCGCTACCCAACTGGTGAG TCTTACCAAGACTTGGTGCAGCGTTTAGAACCAGTCATCATGGAGCTGGAGAGACAGGGAAATGTATTGGTCATATGTCACCAGGCTGTCATGCGTTGTCTCCTTGCTTATTTTCTAGATAAAAGTGCAG ACGAGCTGCCCTACCTAAAGTGTCCTCTTCACACTGTATTAAAATTGACTCCATTTGCTTATG GCTGCAAGGTTGAGTCTATCTTTTTAAATGTGGAAGCAGtaaacacacacagagatcgACCAGAG GACATTGGTAAGAAGGGATCTAACCCACTCATGCGTCGCAATAGTGTTACCCCTCTGGCAAGCCCAGAACCCAACAAAAAGCCGAGGATTGAAGGCCTAGATGACCACGTGGCCTCCTCTTCCTCTGCCATGCCCGTCTGCCTGGCTTCTGAAGTGTCCACACCCCTGCCTGGACAA TCTTTACTAGGCAAGGCTTACCT ACACACAGTTTTTCGTTATCTCAACATTTTATTCTTGTTAATCCTTCAAAG ATAG